The following proteins come from a genomic window of Megalobrama amblycephala isolate DHTTF-2021 linkage group LG1, ASM1881202v1, whole genome shotgun sequence:
- the prkcsh gene encoding glucosidase 2 subunit beta, with translation MTCIHLLMTLVFAVSLGTAVEIQRPRGVPLSKKAFYEENKPFTCLDGSQTIPFDRVNDDYCDCKDGSDEPGTAACPNGSFHCTNAGFRPTFIPSSRINDGICDCCDTTDEYNSGAKCENTCKELGRKEREVLQKMAEITKEGFLLKQQLIEEAKKGRQEKQDKVTDMQENKKQLEEKVEALRTVKETAEQPEKEAKERHLKAWEEQKAAIRLEKDKAKMAEAFLELDDNADGFVSVSELQTHAELDPDADGTLTETEAQGLMGGTEQVDTSTFESVWASIKDKYHSESQPEEPAPVETSPDEVKEPVVDNESEPYPEEDISEEEDEDDDDEDDYHEDDDKAPPTVRTPEKSQDDEEAMPPYDVDTQTLIDAAQKARDDFEEAEKALREMDDQIGNIEKELSFDFGPNAEFTYLYNQCYELTTSEYIYRLCPFSRVSQKPKYGGSETNLGSWGSWSGPENNKYLVMKYEHGTGCWQGPSRSTTVKLTCGKETVVTSTSEPSRCEYLMEFTTPAVCQEPNNVDLSPHDHEEL, from the exons ATGACCTGCATACACCTGCTGATGACTTTGGTCTTTGCTGTCAGCTTGGGGACAGCTGTAGAGATTCAACGACCACGAGGAGTACCACTGTCAA AGAAAGCGTTTTATGAGGAGAACAAGCCTTTCACCTGTCTCGATGGATCCCAGACCATTCCTTTTGACCGAGTGAATGATGACTACTGTGACTGCAAAGATGGTTCAGATGAGCCAG GCACTGCCGCTTGTCCGAATGGCAGCTTCCATTGCACCAATGCTGGTTTCAGGCCCACCTTCATCCCATCATCCCGTATTAATGATGGCATCTGTG ATTGCTGTGATACTACTGATGAGTACAACAgtggagccaaatgtgaaaatacCTGCAA GGAACTGGGACGTAAAGAGAGGGAGGTTCTGCAGAAGATGGCTGAGATCACCAAAGAGGGCTTTCTCCTGAAACAGCAGCTCATTGAGGAAGCCAAGAAGGGACGGCAAGAAAAGCAG GATAAAGTGACTGATATGCAGGAAAATAAGAAACAGCTTGAGGAGAAAGTTGAAGCGCTGAGGACAGTGAAAGAAACTGCAGAACAGCCTGAGAAGGAAGCTAAAGAGCGCCACCTCAAGGCCTGGGAGG AGCAAAAGGCAGCTATTCGCTTGGAGAAGGACAAAGCCAAAATGGCAGAAGCATTTTTGGAGCTGGATGACAATGCAGATGGCTT CGTGTCTGTCTCTGAGCTTCAGACCCATGCTGAATTGGACCCTGATGCTGATGGCACACTTACTGAAACTGAAGCCCAG GGACTGATGGGAGGAACTGAGCAGGTGGACACATCAACATTTGAGAGTGTTTGGGCCAGTATTAAAGACAAGTACCACTCAGAG TCCCAGCCTGAGGAACCTGCTCCAGTGGAAACATCTCCAGATGAAGTGAAGGAGCCAGTTGTAGACAATGAATCTGAGCCATACCCAGAAGAAGACATCTCTGAGGAAGAGGACGAGGATGACGATGACGAAGATGATTATCATGAAGACGACGACAAG GCGCCGCCCACCGTTAGGACTCCAGAGAAAAGTCAAGACGACGAGGAAGCTATGCCACCCTACGACGTGGACACCCAGACCCTCATCGATG CTGCTCAGAAGGCCAGAGATGACTTTGAGGAGGCTGAGAAAGCTCTTCGGGAAATGGATGATCAAATCGG AAATATTGAAAAAGAGCTGTCCTTTGATTTCGGCCCTAATGCTGAGTTCACTTACCTGTACAACCAGTGCTACGAACTTACCACTAGCGA GTACATCTACAGACTCTGTCCTTTCAGTCGGGTTTCACAGAAACCCAAGTACGGAGGCTCAGAGACCAACCTTGG GTCATGGGGAAGTTGGTCAGGGCCCGAAAATAATAAGTACTTGGTGATGAAATACGAGCACGGCACTGGGTGCTGGCAAGGTCCAAGCAGATCAACTACA GTGAAGCTGACTTGTGGGAAGGAGACGGTGGTGACCTCGACGTCGGAGCCAAGTCGCTGTGAATATCTGATGGAGTTCACCACTCCTGCAGTGTGCCAAGAGCCAAACAACGTTGACCTCTCGCCACATGACCACGAGGAGCTCTAG